GAGTAACACTAGTGGCTcgccagtgttttatgttaatgtGAGCTGTAGTGTTGCGTTTCCATCAGGAGTAACACTAGTGGCTcgccagtgttttatgttaatgtGAGCTGTAGTGTTGCATTTCCATCAGGAGTAACACTAGTGGCTcgccagtgttttatgttaatgtGAGCTGTAGTGTTGCATTTCCATCAGGAGTAACACTAGTGGCTcgccagtgttttatgttaatgtGAGCTGTAGTGTTGCGTTTCCATCAGGAGTAACACTAGTGGCTcgccagtgttttatgttaatgtTAGCTGTAGTGTTGTGTTTCCATCAGGAGTAACACTAGTGGCTcgccagtgttttatgttaatgCGAGCTGTAGTGTTGTGTTTCCATCAGGAGTGACACTAAAGACTTGTGACGTACAGAACCTCCGCGACAACCTCAgcatcattcaagactgttgctttgtgagaaggtgttaaaAGTTCACGGTTATAGCCATTATTGTAAATGCCAACTGAAAAGTACCCAGGCCCTTGCGTTGTCCCCAAATTAGAGCAGGTCCCCCGGAGCTAAAGGCCCAGTGAGAAACGGGTGCTGGACCCCGTAGATGGAAACATACAAGTCTGTGCGTTTTGGGTAAAAGACTGGGGAAAACATCAATGGAAATGTTCCAATGGAGGTGTAGACTAGAGGACCATGGGAAACTGAGTCCACATTCACTTCAAATACAACACTAGTTTCTACTACACGTGAGGGTATCGATCTGAACAAAGCAGTGCGCAGAATCACTAATCTGcgcagaacataattacaaaccATTTGActtcaaattgaccgcaagaatgcCAAATagatatatttgactaaaacaatcatttcaaaccttgcttagatTTGTATACGAACACGTggtattatgcgtgggaataatAGGGAACACATctcaaattaaaatcacttggagctgatctCCTGGTGTCTTTTATGCccaacaataaaaaatgtaaataaacaattTATTTTTATCTTGCTCATAAAACTTTGGGGGCCAAATAAGACAACCTGGCCAGGGGGCCGCCAGTTGAGGAACCCCGGTATAGATAGACCCATTGGGCAACACACAATTGaaccagcatcgtccgggttatggtttggccggggtaggccgtcagtgtaaataagaatttgttcttaactgacttgcctagttaaaggttaaattaaaaacaaTTGAAAAGACCCACAGAGACCTTTGGATAAGGAGTTCCATTTCTCTTGTAAAGAAGTATCGTCCTCTAGTGGTGAAAAAGTGTTACCGACATATACTGGTCTCCAGTACTTTGCATGCATCTCATTGGcagtcaaccaatacatcacATCATTGGTCCTAACCCTTCAGTGTTTACAGATCCCTGTGGACTGGATGGGTAACTGCCTCCTGCCTCTAGCTGGTTACTGGCTAACTTTCATTTACAATTACATATATtaataaaataatctaatgttttggtcCAGTGCCATTATTATTCCCTAATGGCAGATGTTCTTCTCCTGGTACTGGTCAGGTGGTTGTTGCTGAATGACTAAATACATTTGTAAATGACTGAACTTCTGCAATTTAATCATCTGATTCACAAATCACTTTGTATGACAAATATGTGTACAAGATTAGTGAATTTGTGCAGTGCCTTTCTAGGGCTGATCACTTCAAAACCCAGAAAACGTTTTGCCATCCCCCCAGTCACAGAGGAAGAACGATAAGCAGTTTCCATGGGAACAAGATGTGATAGTCCGATTCCCTTCTTGGAAAAGGCAAGTGGGCAAAAGTGTAAAGAGAGGTACTTCCTGTCACACGGTCAGACCTTTACAGGAAGtgccataaaactgctgaacaaaACATTTCATGATAATTTCTCAATCAAGGtgcacacacatttttttcttctcctttttATAACATCTGGAACATTGTATTGGTGACAAACTGAAGTTTATGGTGAACATAAAAGCTAGTTCCACAGAGCAAAGTGCAACTTAAGCAAAACAATAAAAAGAaatataaaataaacattttgtcaCACACCTCCTGAACCTGGATGCTTTAAATGTTTATCATTTAGTTGcttttggggttgtttttttaTGTTACATATTTTAGTGAGGGGAAGGAGTGAGAGGAAAAGGGTTAGCAAACAGACCACAAGTTGAGCATTTAGCAAATAGCTTTCAAAACAGTCGACAATCTTTATACAGGTCTGCTCCAGCAATCAATACACTTCTGTGAACAAATCATGAGCAGAACAACATTTTATccacatctctgtttcctctccctgTTACAGGTTGCTCTCTCTGGCCCAAATCCGGCACTTTTATAATTTAATTTAAGAAATCAGTAGAAAGTTAGTAACAGCCACAAGCTAACACCCAGAGGTGACCGACGAGCCTGATTCACGACAAAGTCCTGTAGCCAGGGCAAGGTGGAGCAGAGATATACCGccccaggaggaggagggtggctaGAAggatgtgtgtacgtgtgtagggGCCATTTTCAGGAGCTGGGGTAAGAACAGAGGGGGTATAGGTGGTCttggaaggggggagagagggaggagttgagAGAGGATCccgggaggagggaggaaagggaagAGGGAATCACACGTTTGCTTTCTCAGTCCATAGGTCGTTTTTCTCCATGTTTCTTTGTAAACTCTTCTGCGTTCTTAAAGAATTTTTTACGGTCCTTAGAGTATTCCTCTGCTAGGTCTGCCCTGAGAGGATGCTCTGGCTGGGGGTCGTTGACCAGCGCAATCAGGGACTGGATCACTACAAAGAGACAAGCAGGACAAAAGAGACTGTAAGAATGGTGTAAAAATGGATGACGACATGAGGAAGTCCAGAAGAAACAGGTCAGAAAGACACATTGAAATCCATAACCAGGCAGAGGATACAGGATGGAAACCTCTCCAGCCAAATAGATATGAGCCTCTGAGGGAGAGGACACTGGAGGGTTAGGGTTCAGACAGCATTTCAATGACAAATTATGAAAAACTGCAAATCATAACAACAGAAGAAAACCACAGTGTCCATTGCCTCTGTCTCGCTCTACATGCGTGTGTGCGCTTCTTTCCACCGTACCTTGGTCAGTTTTAGTGGCTGGTTTCCAATTCTCTGCGCTGATCACAGGCAGACACACCTGTCCCTTCTCGTCGATGTTGGGGTGGTAGATCTTCGTCTTGAACGTGATCTTGGGGGGCTTGAAGGGGTACTCCGCAGGGAAGATTATCTCGATCCTGAACGCACCTTTATCGTATGGAGGGTTGTCCTtttagaggggagaaagagagagaatgacgtTTGGTTAAAAGGTGAACTGAGTCCTGCTGAACATGTCACAGCaacaaatacattttaatatCGCTgtgagtgccttggtcctccttgtTATTCTGCTCATGTTCATGTTTTCTGTCTGGAGAAAGTAGTACGTAGTGGCGCTAGGCTACTTACTGGAACAATGAGGCCTTGCCAAGTCAAAATATTTGTTTCATCCACTTGAATGTTACGGAAATTTTTCATTCCAGACTTGCGGATTTCATCGAGTtcctgaaaaagagagagaaaacataatGAACAAGTTCTCCTGTACTGCTAATTAATGACAGTTAATCACAAACCATAAACATCACCACTACGGGAAGCAGAAAGGTGTATATCAAACTAGAGATAAAGGACTGATAAAACATGTCTGTTGGCTGAGTCTTAGTAACCATTAAACAAGCTGTGTCCAATAGGCCAAAACAGCCCAATGACTGAATCACACAGGTAAACACAGACCGAATGACTACAACGAGTACTAGGGATGAGTCTATATCTGACACTTCAactgtctgtctctcatcccGGTAGCCGAGCAGCCACATCCCTTCCCTCAGACACCCACCCAGGAAGTGTTCCAGTGCATTCTCACACTCTGATCTCACTACAGAACACTGCTCTCTGCCAAACCAGAGGAATGACTCATAAATCCCAGGGCTGGTAATCTTTCACTACAAATCATAAGATTGGGGGTAGTGTTACAGTGTGTTAGAGTCACAAGGACATTACAGTTAACACACCCATAACAATAAAACATTGGCACACAGCTTCCTGGTTTAATTTCTCTCCATATAAATCTGGGCTTGACTGTAGACTATGTCCTACGGTTGTTTTGAGAAAATAACCACTGGTAGCACAAATAAACAAAAAGCTAAAGTTAGGTTAATCGATTAAGTTTGTTAACATCCAGTGTTGAGAACAGGAGGATTGTTTACACACAGTGTTGGTCAGCTAATGTGACTGTTGGctataaagctagctagctcgttTATTGAGGTCGAATGAATGAAATTCAACTAGCTTAGCTAGTTGGCAGAGAATACGTTTCTACAATTTCGCTTTCGATTCCCTCGATGACTATTCAAAACAATTAAAAACTAATAAACCAGATCTGAGGAAATGCATGTAATtggctagctggttagcttcCTCGGTTACACATTGAGAAAATAAGCGGAATTAACCTGAGTTGCTAACTAGCTGGTTTGCTCATAGAACCACACTGTTAGCTAACTAGGTAACTGCTGTGCATTGCACAATTAACTCCCTTGCTAAGGTTCGCaagctagccagctagtaacgttagctagctagctagctagtcaggtTTTTCTGAGACAATGTTCAATCATGTTAAACTTGCCTCATGCAATTAATGACATAATAATGAATTTAATCTAAATACATTTGATGACACATTGTTACTTAATTTAGATTAACAATACACGGATCTTGCATATTAATATACCGGTGGTAACATCAAAACATCACCAAAAAAAAACTGCTAGCTGGTTAGCTTAGCATGCTAACGTCTAGCTAGCTTCATTTTCCGCTTACCGAGTTTCATGAGGTTTCTAACAGTATGGGGCTAAATTAAACCAATTTAACGACACTTTTAATTTTATCGGAGATTTTGCAATCTGAATGTTTTATTCTCTTTAATCTAATATTTGAAAATCCTAATTTGATTGATCAGGAAATTTACCTTGTGCAGCCTCCTGCTCGCCGCCATCGTGGAATTACTGTCTGTACCCAGAATACACAGCGATATCCAAATAGTCCACTCACTCTCACCTCTGTACAGTGTCTGTACTGTGTACGCACTGTAATTTAAGTGTATTTTGATTTGAGTTACTATCTTTAAGTTATTTTGTCAAATGAGAGCATTTGTCAATGTATTTAGCCTAGTTTGGGAGAAGCCTACACATTATGGGCCACTATTTGTCACTTGATTTAAATAGTAAAAGTGTAATCACATCTGAAAACATATTTATAGCAGGTTGCTGTTGGAATAATAAAATCATGCAGTGGTGTACACTCAAAAGTAGGcctactcgttacattttgaaggcttagcaggacaggaaaacggtccaattcacacacttatgaaGAGagcatctctggtcatccctactgcttctgatctggtggactcactaaacacaaatgcttcgtggTACATtatgtctgattgttggagtgtgcccctgactatccgtaaataaataaaaacaagaacatCAGGCCTTCTggcttgcttaatataaggaatgtgaaatgatttatgcttgtacttttacttttggtaaggaagtatattttagcaattacatttaattttacTTGAGTCTTttactattaaggtatctttacttttactcaagtatgacaattgggtactttgtcCAGCACTGAGATCATGGTACAAAATATTTAACAATGGTTTGTATAGTGCCATGCCCCCTGGTGAGCCTAATCTGAATGGCTCATTTTCcaaatcaataaaacattctgAAGCTTACAAGAATGCCAGTGTGCTGGAGTTTCTTTTTCCCAAAAGGTTTTACGCACCAGGAACAATATAAGGTGTGCAAACAAACCTCCCTTTGTCATCAGAATGTGTAAACCAACTATATCACATACGAACAACAACTTACAGACCCACATAAACAATGCGAGTCTGGGCAGAGGAGATGTAGCCCTTGTTTATGTGGGTCTGTAAGTTGTTGTTCGTATGTGATGTAGTTGGTCTGTAAGTTGTTGTTcatatgtgtatgttttgtatttgGTGTGAAAAAAATGTATCTCTCACTGAATCAAACTTTTGCCTTAAAATCTATGCAATAGCCTACTACCATGACGGAACATATGCTATACCGTAGGTACCATacttcagtggtggaaaaagtactcaattgtcagaAAATGACTGAAGTGAAAGAAAATGTATGGGAGTAGGAAGTATatattttcattaggaatgtagtggagtaaatttaaaagttgtcaaaaatataagtaTTTCAGTAGATATCCCAAAAAACGTTAAAGTATTTTTAATTATGTTATTTACACGAGTGCCATACTTCAATGGACGAtaccagagagaaagaggtgaagCGGGAGGCCCAACTCGGGCAAAAATCTACCTCCTCCAGAAGGTGGCGTTGTTTAGTTTCTTCGCTCGCCTAAgcgaggagtttttgtatggagttCAATGATAGTGTCAAATTTTATCAACAAAAAAtcgaatggcttatttgctacgtgaggatTATTTAATTGAATAGAAGTTTTGTAATGTTTAGGTTGTtatgagtgtactgatataagtaggacacgtaACATCCCGGACACTTTTTGAAAACACTTTATATCAGAGTTGTCTGGAGATGGCTATGCAAATTAATGAcatg
The DNA window shown above is from Salmo salar chromosome ssa13, Ssal_v3.1, whole genome shotgun sequence and carries:
- the ub2l3 gene encoding Ubiquitin-conjugating enzyme E2 L3, giving the protein MAASRRLHKELDEIRKSGMKNFRNIQVDETNILTWQGLIVPDNPPYDKGAFRIEIIFPAEYPFKPPKITFKTKIYHPNIDEKGQVCLPVISAENWKPATKTDQVIQSLIALVNDPQPEHPLRADLAEEYSKDRKKFFKNAEEFTKKHGEKRPMD